One Rosa chinensis cultivar Old Blush chromosome 5, RchiOBHm-V2, whole genome shotgun sequence genomic region harbors:
- the LOC112164631 gene encoding protein C2-DOMAIN ABA-RELATED 11: protein MGDQLGLLKVTVVQGKRLVIRDFKSSDPYVVVKLGNQMAKTKVINSCLNPVWNEELSFYPTEPVGVLNLEVFDKDFLKTDDKMGHAHLSLQPIVSAARLGQILQVSSSGETTLRKVVPDSDNCLVRESTINCVDGEVVQGVWLRLCDVESGEIELKIKLSGAPVAPSR, encoded by the exons ATGGGAGATCAATTGGGTTTGCTAAAGGTTACTGTTGTGCAAGGAAAAAGACTGGTAATTCGCGACTTCAAGAGTAGTGATCCTTACGTTGTTGTCAAGTTGGGCAATCAG ATGGCAAAAACCAAGGTTATCAACAGTTGCCTTAATCCTGTTTGGAATGAAGAGCTAAGCTTCTATCCTACAGAACCCGTCGGAGTTCTAAATCTG GAAGTGTTTGACAAAGACTTCCTCAAGACGGATGATAAGATGGGACATGCTCACCTGAGCCTTCAGCCAATAGTCTCGGCTGCTAGATTGGGGCAAATATTACAAGTTTCTTCTTCTGGTGAGACAACATTAAGGAAGGTTGTCCCAGATAGTGACAACTGCCTAGTTAGGGAAAGCACCATAAATTGTGTAGATGGCGAGGTGGTGCAGGGTGTTTGGTTGAGGCTTTGTGATGTCGAGTCTGGGGAAATAGAATTGAAAATCAAGTTGTCTGGTGCGCCTGTTGCTCCCTCACGGTAG